The DNA segment AGCTGCTTATTGTCGGCTTCCATTTTCATTACGTTATGTTCGATATGATTACTCGCGTGCTGTTGATGATGTTTCTCGTATATTTTGGTAGATTGTCGAAGAGTTTCTTTCTCGGCCTCGGATTTTTCTAACCGTTCAAGTACACGCGTGAGCTCAGCAGACATTCGTTCAAATTCGATTCGTGTGGCTTCATATGCCTCTTGTTGTTTCGCCAAATGTAATTGTGCCTTTTCGAGCTCCTTGGCCAGACGTCCTGCTTCCATTTCGGTCGAATCTCGACTTTGCAGGGCCTTTTCTAATCGATCGCGCAGCCTGTCGATTTCATTCTTATCATTCATTCCTACAGACGCAGCAGCAAGCGCACCTGGACTAACGGCGGATCCAGGATTTTGACGTAACCGTTCCATTTCTTTGATGAGCTTCTCGTGCTTATCGCGAATTTTCTCATATTCGATATGTGCTCGTTCGGCATCCATGCGTTGTTTGTCTTGATTGGATATAAGTTTCTGTACTTCTTGACGAGCCAGTTCCAACTGAAGAGTAGCTTCATGAAGCTTGAGTTCCATTGTCTGAAATTCGTTTTCGCGTGCTTCGAATTTCGTTTTGTActtttctaaggattcttcttCATATTGAGATTTACTTCGGAAATTCTCTAACTCCATCATTGTCTTGTCATACTTCTCTCGTAGGCGATCATTTTCTTCCTTCAAACGGCGTGATTCTCGAGTGAATGATTCGTTTTCTTGCAGACGTCGCAACTCAGCTGCAGTCTTTTCATATCTTTCTCTCATCTTCTCAATTTCTAAGCTGTACCGCGCTGCCTCTTCCTGAGCTGCATCAAGTGATGCAGTTTGTTTGGTGTAGCTGTTATGTGCACGATCAACCTCGTACGTGAGTCTTTCAATTTCTGCTTGTAAGTTTTCTTTTTCAGCTTGTGCTCGGCGAAGGTCAGCTTGCGTTTTGTCAAGGCGCTCTCGAATAAGATCAACGTCTTCCTTCGCTTTGTCTTCCAATTCTTTGGACCGGCCAAGCTGCATAGCGGCTCGATCGCATGCTTCTTGTAGTCGAGTAGTTTCCTCTTGCAATTTCCTGAGGTCTTCTTTAGCCTTTGCGGCTGCCAAAGCTGATCTTTCCGCTTCGACTTCCAGCCGATTACGGTCTGCTTCAGCAGTGTCGCAACGTGATTGCAGCCGGTAGATTTCATTTTGCGCTCGATCATatttctccaacattttctcGAACTCTTTGTTCGAGTTATCTTTCTCATCTATAAGCTTCTGACTGGCGTACAGAGCTTTGTCGAGTTTTTCTTTGAGGATATCGATTTCCGTGACTGCATCGTCTCGCTCCATTTGCAGCTTCTGGTGTATTTGATGGGCTTTCTCCCAGCGCTCTTTAACCACTTCCAGTTCCGTCTGGATGGCATCTCGCTCTCGTTGATACTTGAGTGCGGAGCTTTGTGCTGATTCAGCCTTCTCCTTGATCTTCTCCAGCTCGTCGCAAAGCACGTCCCGCTCCTTTTGTAAGCGACCCATAGATGCTTGGAGTTTCTCCGATTTGTCCCGGTACCGCTCCAAGTCCATCTGAATAGCTTCTCGCTCTTTTTGCACTCTAGACGATTGGCCAAGCTGTTTGTCCAGCTGAGATTGAATGTTTTCAAACTCGTAGTTGATCTTTTCTTTCTCAAGTTGAAGCTGTAACGATTGAGAAAATTAAAACAATGTTCTTATGACAACTCAAAGGTCAAAGGACAATTTCGTTGGCTATCTTACCCTCCTAATTTCTGCAATGCTTTTATCGAGTTTTTCCTGCAGGTGGTCGACTTCATTCTGTGCCTTGTCAAGAGCGTTTTGTATTTTCTCCTGCTGAAGCTGTGACTTGCCCAGGGTGACTTGTGATCTCTCCAACTCTTCGCGAATTTTGTCGAGTTCGCCATACGCCTAGAATGGAGTTGGAGGTGTTAGATCGTTGTTATAATAACAGTTTTCGTTTCGCATGTCTGTAAATGTTTAGCAaggagtttgatttttttttctatatgaaATGGAAAAGAGGAGAATGGGGATCTTTCCTTATGTGATCATTTAAGTTTTCTATGCGAATGGACTTTTGTTTTAATGATTGGTTCTTGGTGTTGTTACTCAAATGCTTTGGATGATAATTACAGGTACTTGAAACCATTTGGAGGCTACAGATAAAGAAGAGAATAGTTCATAATCAGCCATTGAAGAATAGGAAGGCTTGAAGCGGATGCTAAATGTTTTACACTGTCTGTTACAATATCGAACGATTGTACTTGAGGCAGGAAAGGACAGATTTTTTTACTCCGATTTCTAAAGCATAGATTACATTTCATTTGAATACTGTTGGATGGTGATAATGCGCTTAATATGTATGTACACATTAAACTGTCAAACAGATAGTACTTTACCAGGTTTTCTAGATGCTAGTTATGTGAGTAGACAAAGTATATATCACAACACAAAGTTACGAtacttgatgatgatgatgatcagacAATACATTTTCAATTGCTTCACGCCTACCGTACATCACTCGGTGCAATATCAACGTTTGTTTGACTTCCACCTACCTTCGAGCCATTCATCGTCATAACATGTGAAACATTAGGCATGATTAAGGATTAACACTGTATTCTTTTAGATCTTTACTTTATTTAGACGTTAGAAAGATACATAGGTAACTGAAGTTACAATTAGCTTTTTAATGCCAAAAGAATGCAGTTCTATTGAAATATTAACACGCTCGATTGTCACATGCTTCATCGCTTCAAGATCCCCATACTCTAATCTCTTTTACGAACGATGATTTTGCTTAATGTTGAGTTCGTGTTATAACCATCCTTATGGTCCGGCCCTTGGAATGATGAACGCTCCTAAACAGCAACACAAAGGCACATAAGCTCACATAGTGTGACAGCGAATAAGGATGCATCGTGCACTTGTGCAAGAGACGAATGCATTGGATTAGGCGATGTCAGTTTACAAGCGTTTTCAACATCTATCACGATGTGTGAGGGATAAGGATGGTTATGATAAGAATATTTGACATGTTTTTACGTGGGCATCACTCCGAAACGAGTATATTGTTGGTGTAgttctatttttttaaatgtggTAGTGATTATTTACCTTATCCCTTTCACTAACAATTCGTTGTATTCCAGTTTGACTTCTTTCCATTTCCTGTTTTATGCTTTCCTGTTCCCCTTGTGCGTTTTCAAGTTTTGCTTTGAGTCTATAAACCTCGCCTTGGCTCTTTTCTAATTTCTCTTGTAAGGCGGCAGCTTCTGCTCTTGCTCGTTCGGCGTCAGACTAAATTAtaagtaaaaataaaacaaaacgactattgaataaaacaaacagACACTAGAGGAAGGCTTAAGATTGAAGAAAAATATTGGGAAGAAACTCGAACGATAGTTATTTTGACATTCTGTGTAATCGAAGAAGGAGAAAGAGAGAAAATTTTAAACCATAAAAGGATCAaccgaaacattttaacaaacaaaCGAAGTAGTGAAAATGCAATGAAAAGGCAGTAATCTAAATTTATTGGGTGGAATAGCATTATCCCATTTTATAATACACTAAAAACTGGCGAATATACCAATGAATACGAACAACGTAAAAGCCGTGACTGTGCGAGAGCtcacattttcctcaaaattaTTGTGTTTGCAGCtgtgttttattattttattgtacGCATGAAAACTGGATTTGAAATGTTTGGACGCAAAAATCATATGCAAAGTACTTACTGAGAAAACAAATAGTACTTCTAAAAAACATATATTAACAAATGAGCAATTGTTTAACGTGAAGATCAGAAATTGAAGTGTATTGAATCTTTAAGAAAATATGCTTAGAAACTTAATTGAAAGGAAGAAGGTAGCATACTTAATTTATAGGTTTCTACTCACAAAATTGTCTACTGTCTGTTCCTATAAAATGTTTGTGAATGTGTTATCAGTATTTTCTCAGTTTGAATGGCAAGTTTTTGGCAAGAATGAAAAATGTTATCATGTGTTCTGTTCTAGTTGAGAAAATATCAATACTATGCCTTTGTGATGCCGTCTAGTTCTACTCTATAGTTGATGTGTTTCCTCTAATGTGAAGGAAGCTGCGTGTGAATTGATGAAATATTCGAAGGATGTGTGTGGACATGAATAAAAAAACAGAAGCATGCATTAAAAATGCATTGACATCTACAGAAATGTTCCAAAAGCCACCcaagaaattcaaataaaaatcatCAGCATCCAGTCTAAGGTAACTTTACCACAGAAACTACAGTAAAACGTGTTCCTTTTCTGATTGGCCTTGATGCAAACTATTACTCATAGAGAAGTCATCGACTTTCCATGTATTATGTACGAATATGAATGCATCCTAAATCAAAACCAAAAACTCTAGTTCACCCATGTGTTTTCCTGCATCCCTATATAATCTCTGCTGCTTAAAAAAAACgtatagaaattcttgaaatagcgCAGGAAGTGTTAAAATTGTTTTGTATGACTGGGAAAAATGGTTGTTTCATTACAAATaacactattgaaaaaaaaaactcggaagctCCTTGGAAGACGTTCAAAATTATTCACACATAAAGCTATTTTTTCGATATAATGACTGCTGTTTCAAGTGACATTCATGGAAATTTACTGATGTTAAGATAAATTATCTCACTTCAGCAAAATAATATTCGCTTGGAAAGTTTCAGAGTATCGTTTGAATGAAATTCAAGAATAGTTTATGCAGAAACAGCTGAAGCAAATAAATAGTGTGAATGTTTCAAGGGTGTTGGTGTGGGTCAGGGAGAGTACGCACCATGGACCCTAGTGGGTGAGcagaagaagaaaagaaagaagaaagaGGAACAAGAGCCTAAGAAAGAGGGACACTGAGCCAAGGAGAGGTAGGAGGGCAGGTAAGGCGGACGAGTTGAGTACCTATTCAGAGGTTTTGAAGGTGATGAAGAGCGATACCAAGCTCGTGCTTCTTGGTCCCGTCATTTGCAGTATTCCAAATACCgcggggtaaaattgatcactcgggtactagaTTGCAATTCCATTCCAGGATCTTCTTAACGTCGTTATGACCataaacttcttacctcatcttGTCCATAGACGTCTAGTGATGAGTATAGGCTTTTCAATTTTATGGAAAAAGTTGgccttgttttattttttttaagaattgtgtTTCTTACTAAGGTAACATCGTTTGTACtcaacaatcgattgctaatagagTTCCTGTAAATTTTATGTGTTAATATTTTTATGGAACCTTGAATTACTGtagctattctgaatatgaatcagtttgaaagtttcattttttcgataaaatgtatgtaggtagccaccatcctagcttgagtcttgctctgcatgcagttccacttaacagtgaagaataaatttcattaccgctctgaattcaacataccgctgtatgaagggccaaaagggggtgtggcggtcCCGTAAGTAGAGATTTTCGATAAAATAGTCATTTATAAGTTGTACAACTCGCTTATTTCACAGATAATTgtctaccttcaggcgtttaggggggaaatttcaaaataattttgctTTTTCGCAGTTGAATTGACTAGCTGTAAGAGTTTTGACTCATTATTCGGGTTTATTATTTATTGACTCGTTATTGTGCTTCTACATAATTTAACGGAGAAGGCAATTTTCTGTTCTTACCGATGTTCCATTGTATGGTGATCGATTTCGCCCCAaagtataattttattttttttattttttacagtCGAATAAGATTTACTcccacaccaaatgtaccatgtacaaaacgccaacTAGACAGATGAGCTTCTACGGCCCTAAGACGAGCACTTTCAATCACTTTTGTATGAGCTTACTGCACTCTTCAGCGAACCGAATATCTAAAATGTCAACAAAGCTAGAAGGGTACGATGAGCAGAGCATATTACAGTTTCTTAGCGATTTTGGCCACACAAATGATGTGAATTTTACGTTGATAAATTGGAGTATTGCCAAAATCGgtagaaaattttgatttttttgcaacttttatgcgttATTTTGACATATATTATAAATATGGATAATTCAAAAAGGTTATAAAACGCTCCTCTTATTTgatgttcataaattacgtcatgatttcaaAAATTGTCGTTTTTAAAAAacttgatatttttttagaaaagttaggctaaaaatatgtatttaagaatgtaaagaattagcttaagCTAAAATTCAccagtaaaaagaaaaaaaaacacttattcAAGACGATTTATCGGTAAAAATGTTTTGTCAAAAtatgtgttgccaaaatcggtagtTGAAAAACACGGGAGTAGATAAAAACGGGTGTAGActaaatcggtaagaaactgtacaaGAAGGCAGAATAGCAACCTGCAAACGACGTCATAGTCACGCTGAGTGAAAGTGGGTGAGACGGAAAAGGACATGATAACAATAGATTACCCTCTATATTTGTATGGTAGTATTGAGTGTGGTTGGGCATATCTTTTTCAAATCTTAATTGAATTGTTGATTTTTCCTCATGTGAAGATCATCTAAGTTCTAACAGCAACATCAAATACATAGAAATTGTATGTTTCATATGCGTGTCTGTAGAATACTGTTCAAGTAAAATAATAGAGGCAATTAAAAATATAATCAAAATGTTGGTACACCACAAGTTATCGAAAGCTGTCTATTACCACACACTCTGCACATTTTACAAGCTAACATCCAACTACAATCTAAGTGAAACATCAAATAATAAAGCCGCAGCTATTATTTAAGGCGCATTTCGTGTTATTGTGACAGCGAAAAGACATTTTCACTACTgtaatttatttttatgtatttcaGACAATTACGAGTGGAAACAGTTAGAGGCGAAATGGTAAAATAATAATTAGCAGAACAGATCCGGAAAATTTTGCGAGAGTAAGTACAGAACGTGAAGGTAGAATGCAATATGGTCAGCAACATCGTCTATATATGTCGGTGTGATAGTAGTACGCGACATAAATCATAAGTATTGATTGCGAAATGGGTAACAATGATAAAAAAGGGTTAAACTTATAAAAAAGTACAGAGTTGCATACATCGCATGACAAGTTGGTTCGAAATTGATAGAAAAATGAAATCCTTACTTGTGTAACCCTTAGTTCTGCTTGGGTTCTGCGCAACTCAGCTGATGTTTTATCAGCTCGCTCCTGAGCACGATCTAGCTCTTGTGAGGTGGTTAAAGTTGACCTACCGAATGTAGTCTATGGGCAGTAGTATTCAAATGTGAAAGAATAAAAATGTTGAATGGATGTATTGAAAGGTGCTCAAATTGTATATGATTTTGAACACATAAACAAGGGTCGGTCAGCTGTCGACATACCTGAGATCGCTCCAAGTCCGCACGCAATCGTTCATTTTCGAGCTCAAGACGAGAGATTCGCTGTTTAGCATTTTCCCAGTCAGCTCCACTGCGACCAACATCATTAGCTGCCTTGTCCAACTCGGCCTTTGATTTCCCGAGCTCGCTTTGCGAACATTCCAGTTTAGACTCAAGTCGATCTTTCTCATTCAACGCACGATGCAGACGTGTGGTGAGCTTTTCCACTTCGCTGTCCAAAGTGTGTAGCTTCATTTTGTATTCTGCAAGCTCTCGTTCATGCAGTTCACGTTCTTCCTTTTTCTCGGCCTCCGCGCGATCTCTTTGATCGCGAAGCTGCTGCATTTGTTTTTCTTTATCGCCAATAGCTTCTTCTAAACTGGAAAGAGCTCCTTCTGAACTACAATGATGTGCTTGCATCGCACTCAGTCGTGCTCTGGCCATGTCCACTTGGTTATCTTTCTCTTTCAGCAAGTCTTCCAGATTTTCAATCTAAAAAGTAACAGTGTATCAATAGATTCAGACCGATGACACAGAATGATCAAACACAACATATCGTTACAGTTTTCTAGCTAAGGTGCCTACCTTTCTTTGCAGAACATTGATCTTACGATCCTTGATATCCATGTGCTCCTTCAGTTCGGTTAGCTCAGTCTGAGCACGATTCTTCTCCTGTACTGATTGCATGGCATTTTGTGTTTTCTTTTCAATCATGCGGTTCTTCTCCTCTAGTCGATTTCTCAGCTCTTCAACCTACAAATGGAAGAAAATCAAATTCTTTTTAGATATTGTGCTGAAGTTATAGCTTTcgagatttcgaaaaaaaataacagatttgtggattgaaaaattaaaaaaaaaaaataaaaaaagttagtCGTTGAAGATGTGAACCACTAATCTGCCTATAACTGCATTGCATTCCACTACACGTCACCAAACCATGTCTACTTTAGGCAAATTCTATGATATATTTTTCTAAGTAAAGtaaataaaatatattattttgtATAATCATATTCTAAAATGCAATCGAAAAATACACTCAAAACATTTCAAACAATGTTCTCTGATCCAGTAGCGGAGAATTCTCTCCTTAGTTCAAACAATAGCGTAGATTCAAATCAATTTATTAAACTTAtcgaataaataaaaataaaattaattatTTCATTGCTTGAAATTACACAACTTTGGGTAATCGGGTAGTCGTTGTATTCAAGGACATGTCATTCTAGAGCACAACTCATTTGTTCATTTACTTTTTTAATCCTAGTGCTGGCATAAAGCGGAATTTCCAGATAGTTTTGCACTGAACGATTCATTATAAGCTGTGATCTCCTAAGTGTGCCCTGCGATCCAGTGATCCGGGTAGCATCTAGGAACACGGATTACGGTGCATGTGACCAAATGAGTACCATTAGCAGATATTTTAAAGAAGCTTACTCGATATTTGATTTTACATTTCAACTGAAACATTCAAACAACGATTGTATAGGACACGTATGTTTAAATATGTCAAattttttattcattaagaccaCAATATTAGATGAAAtacttataaaaaaaatgaataaattaataaataaaaaaaataaatgcatATCATTGTTgagtacaagaataattttaaattttgctCTTATACTAGCGCTATTGCCATTAAAGTGAATGTGTACATTTGACATAGAGGTGGACTA comes from the Aedes albopictus strain Foshan unplaced genomic scaffold, AalbF5 HiC_scaffold_441, whole genome shotgun sequence genome and includes:
- the LOC109621325 gene encoding ELKS/Rab6-interacting/CAST family member 1 (The sequence of the model RefSeq protein was modified relative to this genomic sequence to represent the inferred CDS: added 516 bases not found in genome assembly), with amino-acid sequence MGSPYYRDMDEPISPAGGGHHRSRSATRAPTHSMEYPREQLRTRYQSLDRGLVDPHDREFIPIREPRDRSRDRSLERGLYLEEELYGRPPRQSMPDRGYLGDLQVQNNELQRELGNLKKELDLTNQKLGSSMHSIKTFWSPELKKERALRKEESAKYSLINDQLKLLNSENQKQAMLVRQLEEELRLRMRAPNIEMQQQMEALYAENEHLQREISILRDTIKELELRIETQKQTLQARDESIKKLLEMLQSKGMGKEEERQMFQQMQALAQKQLDEFRLEIQRRDQEIMAMAAKMKTLEEQHQDYQRHIAVLKESLCAKEEHYNMLQADMLERKTVEELRNRLEEKNRMIEKKTQNAMQSVQEKNRAQTELTELKEHMDIKDRKINVLQRKIENLEDLLKEKDNQVDMARARLSAMQAHHCSSEGALSSLEEAIGDKEKQMQQLRDQRDRAEAEKKEERELHERELAEYKMKLHTLDSEVEKLTTRLHRALNEKDRLESKLECSQSELGKSKAELDKAANDVGRSGADWENAKQRISRLELENERLRADLERSQTTFGRSTLTTSQELDRAQERADKTSAELRRTQAELRVTQEQTVDNFSDAERARAEAAALQEKLEKSQGEVYRLKAKLENAQGEQESIKQEMERSQTGIQRIVSERDKAYGELDKIREELERSQVTLGKSQLQQEKIQNALDKAQNEVDHLQEKLDKSIAEIRRLQLEKEKINYEFENIQSQLDKQLGQSSRVQKEREAIQMDLERYRDKSEKLQASMGRLQKERDVLCDELEKIKEKAESAQSSALKYQRERDAIQTELEVVKERWEKAHQIHQKLQMERDDAVTEIDILKEKLDKALYASQKLIDEKDNSNKEFEKMLEKYDRAQNEIYRLQSRCDTAEADRNRLEVEAERSALAAAKAKEDLRKLQEETTRLQEACDRAAMQLGRSKELEDKAKEDVDLIRERLDKTQADLRRAQAEKENLQAEIERLTYEVDRAHNSYTKQTASLDAAQEEAARYSLEIEKMRERYEKTAAELRRLQENESFTRESRRLKEENDRLREKYDKTMMELENFRSKSQYEEESLEKYKTKFEARENEFQTMELKLHEATLQLELARQEVQKLISNQDKQRMDAERAHIEYEKIRDKHEKLIKEMERLRQNPGSAVSPGALAAASVGMNDKNEIDRLRDRLEKALQSRDSTEMEAGRLAKELEKAQLHLAKQQEAYEATRIEFERMSAELTRVLERLEKSEAEKETLRQSTKIYEKHHQQHASNHIEHNVMKMEADN